In one Paramormyrops kingsleyae isolate MSU_618 chromosome 18, PKINGS_0.4, whole genome shotgun sequence genomic region, the following are encoded:
- the LOC111842707 gene encoding rap1 GTPase-activating protein 2-like isoform X6 produces the protein MEDLSETGGTEGQDLRESAEFFNGMERMEDSPVIHPSIEEVLEKGGPYPQVILPRFGGYWIEELEASVISPTSTDSMFSEEDEGGANTGGGIFRLECNSSARAYRKHFLGKEHLNFYGTASSLGPLVLSLKHEEAEEQEHLRIILRSRVKTLHDKISLAGLSRLPSIPEIAKLLCDDITGLKFNPLLYPKGSQLIVNYDEHDVSNTFKFGVIYQRFGQVSEEELFANNEETPAFRDFLEMLGDCIKLQDFKGFRGGLDVSHGQTGSQSVYTVFRDMEVMFHISTKLPFTEGDAQQLQRKRHIGNDIVAAVFQEEATPFVPDMIASNFLHAYILVQVENPDTELTTYKVSVTAREDVPTFGPPLPNPPIFKKGPEFREFLLTKLINAELACYKSDRFAKLEGRTRAALLDHLIEDLHRQTQAMQGLGGGCDDDKLENGGHGGLLETFKRAMRVRSHSMETMAGQHRHRGQGGGGGVPPSLSSGILPQNSSDSSKSTFSPPGAVAKSPLKSPVKRRSGFFPRLHSNTDRSDRYSCIDVKISDGSHVSQEVRSETLSNPSSPEINPIKEKQWTKQKESSGTGRPDISRSSSSTSSFSSAAGEGEILDELDPASIGHPPVYSPSLSVDMQSPGTPVIRCRSPTDAKGKTSPRSNLKFRFDKLTHSAAGH, from the exons GACAGCCCTGTCATTCACCCCAGCATAGAAGAG GTCCTAGAGAAGGGTGGCCCATACCCCCAGGTCATCCTCCCTCGGTTTGGGGGCTACTGGATCGAGGAGCTGGAGGCCAGTGTCATCTCGCCCACCTCCACCGACAGCATGTTCAGTGAAGAGGATGAGGGCGGGGCTAACACGGGGGGCGGGATTTTCCGGCTGGAGTGCAACAGCAGCGCGAGAGCCTACCGCAAGCATTTCTTGGGAAAG GAGCACCTGAACTTCTATGGGACAGCCAGCAGTCTGGGTCCATTGGTCCTGTCCCTGAAGCACGAGGAGGCAGAGGAGCAGGAGCATCTGCGCATCATACTCAG GTCTCGGGTGAAGACGCTTCACGATAAGATCTCTCTAGCAGGACTGTCACGGCTTCCCAGCATCCCAGAAATTGCCAAG CTGCTGTGTGACGACATCACGGGTCTGAAGTTCAACCCATTACTGTATCCAAAG GGTTCCCAGCTGATAGTGAACTATGATGAACATGATGTTAGCAACACATTCAAGTTTGGAGTCATCTACCAGAGGTTTGGTCAG GTATCAGAGGAGGAGCTCTTCGCTAACAATGAGGAGACCCCCGCCTTCAGGGACTTCCTGGAGATGTTGGGTGACTGCATCAAGCTGCAGGACTTCAAAGG TTTCCGGGGTGGTCTGGACGTCTCCCATGGCCAGACGGGCTCACAGTCTGTCTATACAGTTTTCCGGGACATGGAGGTCATGTTCCACATCTCCACCAAGCTACCCTTCACAGAGGGCGACGCCCAGCAG CTCCAGCGGAAGCGTCACATTGGGAACGACATCGTCGCCGCCGTCTTCCAGGAAGAGGCCACGCCCTTTGTGCCTGACATGATCGCCTCCAACTTCCTGCACGCCTACATCCTGGTGCAGGTGGAGAACCCTGACACAGAGCTCACCACGTACAAG GTGTCTGTCACCGCACGGGAAGATGTGCCTACCTTTGGGCCACCCCTTCCCAACCCCCCCATCTTCAAGAAG ggcccaGAGTTTCGGGAGTTCCTACTGACCAAGCTGATCAATGCAGAGCTCGCCTGCTACAAGTCAGACCGCTTTGCCAAGCTGGAG GGCCGGACCAGGGCGGCCTTGCTGGACCACCTTATCGAAGATTTGCACCGACAGACCCAGGCCATgcagggtttgggggggggatgtgacGATGACAAGCTGGAGAACGGGGGCCATGGGGGGCTGCTGGAGACCTTCAAG cGAGCAATGCGGGTCCGAAGCCACTCCATGGAAACGATGGCGGGCCAGCACCGGCACCGGGGCCAAGGGGGAGGCGGCGGGGTCCCCCCCAGCCTGAGTAGTGGGATTCTGCCCCAGAACAGCAGCGATTCCAGTAAAAGTACCTTCTCG CCCCCAGGGGCAGTAGCGAAGTCTCCACTGAAAAGCCCAGTGAAGCGACGGTCAGGTTTTTTCCCTCGGCTGCATAGCAACACAGACAGGTCGGACAGGTATTCATGCAT TGACGTAAAGATATCAGATGGCAGCCATGTTTCCCAGGAGGTGAGGTCAGAAACACTGTCAAACCCCAGCTCCCCGGAGATCAACCCCATTAAAGAGAA GCAGTGGACCAAGCAGAAAGAGAGCAGCGGCACTGGACGGCCTGACATCTCCCGCTCCTCCTCCAGCACCAGTAGCTTCAGCAGTGCTGCTGGTGAAGGGGAGATTCTGGATGAGCTGGACCCA GCTTCTATAGGACACCCACCAGTGTACAGCCCCTCCCTCAGTGTGGATATGCAGAGCCCGGGGACCCCAGTCATCCGGTGTCGTAGTCCCACAg acgcaaagggaaaaacatctcCAAGGTCCAACCTGAAGTTCCGTTTCGACAAGCTGACCCACTCGGCCGCA
- the LOC111842707 gene encoding rap1 GTPase-activating protein 2-like isoform X5, translating to MHRRKRSVSFGGFGWIDKSTVNALRTRKQELLNISNVPSGDYPPSPPRTAPPTMKSAEFFNGMERMEDSPVIHPSIEEVLEKGGPYPQVILPRFGGYWIEELEASVISPTSTDSMFSEEDEGGANTGGGIFRLECNSSARAYRKHFLGKEHLNFYGTASSLGPLVLSLKHEEAEEQEHLRIILRSRVKTLHDKISLAGLSRLPSIPEIAKLLCDDITGLKFNPLLYPKGSQLIVNYDEHDVSNTFKFGVIYQRFGQVSEEELFANNEETPAFRDFLEMLGDCIKLQDFKGFRGGLDVSHGQTGSQSVYTVFRDMEVMFHISTKLPFTEGDAQQLQRKRHIGNDIVAAVFQEEATPFVPDMIASNFLHAYILVQVENPDTELTTYKVSVTAREDVPTFGPPLPNPPIFKKGPEFREFLLTKLINAELACYKSDRFAKLEGRTRAALLDHLIEDLHRQTQAMQGLGGGCDDDKLENGGHGGLLETFKRAMRVRSHSMETMAGQHRHRGQGGGGGVPPSLSSGILPQNSSDSSKSTFSPPGAVAKSPLKSPVKRRSGFFPRLHSNTDRSDRYSCIDVKISDGSHVSQEVRSETLSNPSSPEINPIKEKQWTKQKESSGTGRPDISRSSSSTSSFSSAAGEGEILDELDPASIGHPPVYSPSLSVDMQSPGTPVIRCRSPTDAKGKTSPRSNLKFRFDKLTHSAAGH from the exons GACAGCCCTGTCATTCACCCCAGCATAGAAGAG GTCCTAGAGAAGGGTGGCCCATACCCCCAGGTCATCCTCCCTCGGTTTGGGGGCTACTGGATCGAGGAGCTGGAGGCCAGTGTCATCTCGCCCACCTCCACCGACAGCATGTTCAGTGAAGAGGATGAGGGCGGGGCTAACACGGGGGGCGGGATTTTCCGGCTGGAGTGCAACAGCAGCGCGAGAGCCTACCGCAAGCATTTCTTGGGAAAG GAGCACCTGAACTTCTATGGGACAGCCAGCAGTCTGGGTCCATTGGTCCTGTCCCTGAAGCACGAGGAGGCAGAGGAGCAGGAGCATCTGCGCATCATACTCAG GTCTCGGGTGAAGACGCTTCACGATAAGATCTCTCTAGCAGGACTGTCACGGCTTCCCAGCATCCCAGAAATTGCCAAG CTGCTGTGTGACGACATCACGGGTCTGAAGTTCAACCCATTACTGTATCCAAAG GGTTCCCAGCTGATAGTGAACTATGATGAACATGATGTTAGCAACACATTCAAGTTTGGAGTCATCTACCAGAGGTTTGGTCAG GTATCAGAGGAGGAGCTCTTCGCTAACAATGAGGAGACCCCCGCCTTCAGGGACTTCCTGGAGATGTTGGGTGACTGCATCAAGCTGCAGGACTTCAAAGG TTTCCGGGGTGGTCTGGACGTCTCCCATGGCCAGACGGGCTCACAGTCTGTCTATACAGTTTTCCGGGACATGGAGGTCATGTTCCACATCTCCACCAAGCTACCCTTCACAGAGGGCGACGCCCAGCAG CTCCAGCGGAAGCGTCACATTGGGAACGACATCGTCGCCGCCGTCTTCCAGGAAGAGGCCACGCCCTTTGTGCCTGACATGATCGCCTCCAACTTCCTGCACGCCTACATCCTGGTGCAGGTGGAGAACCCTGACACAGAGCTCACCACGTACAAG GTGTCTGTCACCGCACGGGAAGATGTGCCTACCTTTGGGCCACCCCTTCCCAACCCCCCCATCTTCAAGAAG ggcccaGAGTTTCGGGAGTTCCTACTGACCAAGCTGATCAATGCAGAGCTCGCCTGCTACAAGTCAGACCGCTTTGCCAAGCTGGAG GGCCGGACCAGGGCGGCCTTGCTGGACCACCTTATCGAAGATTTGCACCGACAGACCCAGGCCATgcagggtttgggggggggatgtgacGATGACAAGCTGGAGAACGGGGGCCATGGGGGGCTGCTGGAGACCTTCAAG cGAGCAATGCGGGTCCGAAGCCACTCCATGGAAACGATGGCGGGCCAGCACCGGCACCGGGGCCAAGGGGGAGGCGGCGGGGTCCCCCCCAGCCTGAGTAGTGGGATTCTGCCCCAGAACAGCAGCGATTCCAGTAAAAGTACCTTCTCG CCCCCAGGGGCAGTAGCGAAGTCTCCACTGAAAAGCCCAGTGAAGCGACGGTCAGGTTTTTTCCCTCGGCTGCATAGCAACACAGACAGGTCGGACAGGTATTCATGCAT TGACGTAAAGATATCAGATGGCAGCCATGTTTCCCAGGAGGTGAGGTCAGAAACACTGTCAAACCCCAGCTCCCCGGAGATCAACCCCATTAAAGAGAA GCAGTGGACCAAGCAGAAAGAGAGCAGCGGCACTGGACGGCCTGACATCTCCCGCTCCTCCTCCAGCACCAGTAGCTTCAGCAGTGCTGCTGGTGAAGGGGAGATTCTGGATGAGCTGGACCCA GCTTCTATAGGACACCCACCAGTGTACAGCCCCTCCCTCAGTGTGGATATGCAGAGCCCGGGGACCCCAGTCATCCGGTGTCGTAGTCCCACAg acgcaaagggaaaaacatctcCAAGGTCCAACCTGAAGTTCCGTTTCGACAAGCTGACCCACTCGGCCGCA